One stretch of Chlamydia abortus DNA includes these proteins:
- a CDS encoding alpha-ketoacid dehydrogenase subunit alpha/beta, with protein sequence MVAIQHELGSSIKEVLKLVWSLRFAENKMLLLSRQSDSGGTFQLSCAGHELVGVVAGKSLLRGKDWSFPYYRDQGFPVGLGCDLSEIFASFLGRLAPNHSSGRMMPYHYSHKKLRICCQSSVVGSQFLQAAGRAWAVKHTKSNEVVYVSGGDGSTSQGEFHEMLNYVALHKLPLVTVVQNNAWAISVPFKDQCSTDLVRLGESYQGLSVYEVDGGDYFKLVDTFSKAVDQARHTSVPALILVDVMRLEPHSNSDNHEKYRSREDLDHCKSHDPLIRLERLMIDECGISPAEILDIKAEAEAEVTRACEIAEGMPFPSKGSTSHDVFSPHTTSLIDYENSLEAQRLRDTQPKVMRDAITEALIEEMSRDSGVVVFGEDVAGDKGGVFGVTRNLTDRFGSERCFNTPLAEATIIGTAIGMAMDGIHKPVAEIQFADYIWPGINQLFSEASSIYYRSAGEWEVPLVIRAPCGGYIQGGPYHSQSIEAFLAHCPGIKVAYPSNAADAKALLKAAIRDPNPVVFLEHKALYQRRIFSACPVFSSDYVLPFGKAAITQVGSDLTIVSWGMSLVMSMEVAKELAALDISAEVIDLRTIVPCDFSTVIESVKKTSKLLIAHEASEFCGFGAELAATVAEQAYAYLDAPIRRVAGLHAPVPYSKILENEVLPQKEKIFQAAKSLAEF encoded by the coding sequence ATGGTAGCAATACAGCATGAATTAGGATCTTCGATTAAAGAAGTTCTGAAATTGGTCTGGAGTTTAAGATTTGCTGAAAATAAGATGCTCCTTCTTTCCCGCCAGAGCGATTCTGGAGGAACTTTCCAGTTGTCTTGTGCTGGTCACGAGCTTGTTGGAGTGGTGGCCGGGAAAAGTCTCCTTCGAGGGAAGGATTGGTCTTTCCCATATTATAGGGATCAAGGATTCCCTGTAGGTCTAGGGTGTGATCTTTCTGAGATTTTTGCTTCCTTTCTTGGGCGATTAGCTCCGAACCATTCTTCTGGTAGGATGATGCCCTACCACTATTCTCATAAAAAACTCCGTATTTGTTGCCAATCGAGTGTAGTAGGTTCCCAATTTCTTCAGGCAGCGGGGCGCGCATGGGCTGTAAAACATACCAAATCTAACGAAGTCGTTTACGTCTCTGGAGGGGATGGATCCACTTCTCAAGGTGAATTCCACGAGATGTTAAACTATGTTGCGTTGCATAAGTTGCCCTTAGTCACCGTCGTACAGAATAATGCTTGGGCGATCTCCGTGCCTTTTAAAGATCAGTGTTCTACAGATTTAGTGCGTTTAGGGGAGAGTTATCAAGGTCTCTCTGTTTATGAAGTTGATGGCGGGGATTACTTTAAGCTTGTAGATACTTTTTCTAAAGCTGTAGATCAAGCTAGACATACCTCGGTTCCTGCGTTAATTCTAGTCGATGTTATGCGTTTAGAGCCGCATAGCAACTCTGATAATCATGAGAAATATCGCAGTCGTGAAGATTTAGATCATTGTAAGAGTCATGATCCTTTAATCCGGTTAGAACGGCTGATGATAGACGAATGCGGCATTTCACCTGCGGAGATTTTAGACATAAAAGCAGAGGCTGAAGCCGAAGTCACTCGTGCTTGTGAAATCGCTGAGGGGATGCCCTTCCCCAGTAAAGGTTCTACGAGCCATGATGTATTTTCTCCACATACAACTTCTTTAATTGATTATGAAAATTCTTTAGAAGCTCAGCGTTTGCGTGACACTCAACCCAAAGTTATGCGAGATGCCATTACAGAAGCGCTCATTGAAGAAATGAGCCGAGATTCTGGTGTGGTTGTTTTCGGTGAAGACGTGGCTGGAGATAAAGGTGGGGTTTTTGGTGTCACTAGAAATCTTACAGATAGGTTTGGCAGCGAACGTTGTTTTAATACACCGTTAGCAGAGGCTACCATTATAGGCACAGCTATTGGTATGGCGATGGATGGGATCCATAAGCCTGTTGCTGAGATTCAGTTTGCTGATTATATCTGGCCCGGCATTAATCAATTATTTTCTGAAGCTTCGAGTATTTACTACCGTTCTGCTGGTGAGTGGGAAGTGCCTTTAGTTATTCGTGCTCCTTGTGGAGGTTACATACAAGGTGGCCCTTACCATTCACAAAGTATAGAAGCGTTCTTAGCCCATTGCCCGGGCATCAAGGTGGCTTATCCATCCAATGCCGCAGATGCAAAAGCCTTGTTAAAAGCGGCGATTCGCGATCCTAACCCTGTGGTTTTTTTAGAACACAAGGCGCTGTATCAACGACGTATTTTTAGTGCGTGTCCGGTATTTTCTTCGGATTATGTTTTGCCTTTTGGTAAAGCAGCGATCACGCAAGTCGGTTCAGATTTGACCATTGTTTCTTGGGGAATGTCTTTAGTTATGAGTATGGAAGTAGCTAAGGAATTGGCAGCTTTAGATATTTCTGCAGAGGTTATAGATTTACGTACGATAGTACCTTGTGATTTTTCTACTGTTATAGAGTCTGTTAAGAAAACTAGTAAGTTACTTATAGCTCATGAAGCGTCGGAGTTTTGTGGGTTTGGTGCAGAGCTTGCTGCAACTGTAGCAGAGCAAGCATATGCATACCTAGATGCACCTATTAGGCGTGTTGCGGGATTACATGCCCCAGTTCCTTACTCAAAAATACTGGAAAACGAAGTTCTCCCTCAGAAGGAGAAAATCTTTCAAGCAGCGAAGAGTTTAGCCGAGTTTTAA
- a CDS encoding tRNA threonylcarbamoyladenosine biosynthesis protein TsaB: protein MYFHRYVIIDTSGYQPFLAYVDHQKVLKQWDLPVGPDQGLVLEFIFKNSSLSFQGIGVAVGPGNFSATRVGLSFAQGLALSRKVPMIGYSSLEGYLTPKDKGKALMLPLGKKGGVLTLSSDLSEDGFIHEKNGVGPGILLPYGEASKYCVANNCYHVISPNPELFIESFSNRIRIEKAAPSVDHIRRNVVSQLMILECSQQLTPDYRSCSCFF from the coding sequence ATGTATTTTCATAGATACGTTATTATTGATACATCAGGGTATCAACCATTTTTAGCTTATGTAGATCATCAGAAGGTGTTAAAACAATGGGATCTACCTGTCGGTCCTGACCAAGGATTAGTTTTAGAATTTATTTTTAAGAATAGTTCTTTAAGTTTCCAAGGAATCGGAGTGGCCGTAGGGCCTGGAAACTTTTCTGCAACCCGTGTGGGATTATCCTTTGCTCAAGGGTTAGCGTTGTCTAGAAAAGTTCCGATGATAGGCTATAGTTCTTTAGAGGGATATTTGACTCCTAAGGATAAGGGGAAAGCTTTGATGCTTCCTTTAGGGAAAAAGGGAGGAGTGTTAACTCTGAGTTCGGATCTTTCAGAGGATGGGTTTATTCATGAAAAGAATGGGGTGGGTCCTGGAATTTTGCTGCCTTACGGAGAGGCCTCCAAGTATTGTGTAGCCAATAACTGTTACCACGTGATCTCGCCTAATCCAGAACTGTTTATTGAGAGTTTCTCAAATAGAATCCGTATAGAAAAAGCAGCGCCCTCTGTAGACCACATTAGAAGAAACGTTGTTTCTCAACTGATGATTTTAGAGTGTAGTCAGCAATTGACCCCAGATTACCGCAGTTGTTCTTGTTTTTTTTAG
- a CDS encoding HDIG domain-containing metalloprotein, with product MIKQMEDRRQVYRSCTTAEVDRPWSRYLLCFGITGIFGLTLFSFIYLRVLHVPVYKEGDFAQVSLNSPIDFSISWNVHAFYSKRAAIPEVFGKVYRICETTCFEDPEEEETRRWLKKTQDFLGSVGFIDSSTETCLRDLRLRPSALKERDRLLGIQVSADSREVIHQCVEHVDNFLKSENCPESCRLLIINNLKDKPLDIAVDKEKSGYVKGDLLGTRRIEYFRKGSPIIRQYQRISARDAKILRCLRQQLVSSTTLFSYRGALGVLLLVAIILIWGYRLLVTFCPELLKSPKRYTLYIAIFSLSLIGAKITETLCALGPQSWEVYLSYPLILPFTAILLGHLVGIPLAGVSCTLLGMLYTLESDIWNNSWFLVMNLLSSWRILFTLNRVTRLSSLFWCCMKLWWVSTAILTGLRLFFDVASITAFRADCLGSFVYSLMTALGVGALIPVFESSFGACTHNHLLAYLDSDYPLLKRLFEEAPGTYQHSVLVGILAESAANAIHADGLFCRVVAQYHDIGKLINPGFFLENHQMLGTSVSHLSPIESAKMIMRHISEGVELARKAGLPDSFIRIIEEHHGTSVILSTYYRHLQNNPNTGASDEELFRYPGRKPSSKESTIIMIADSFEAAARSLEGTSMIALRELVDKIVSAKMHDGQFADSPITLDELTTICETMVKTLYSALHSRAKYPEMALKPCV from the coding sequence ATGATCAAGCAAATGGAAGACCGTAGGCAAGTTTATCGGAGTTGCACTACTGCTGAAGTAGATCGGCCGTGGTCAAGGTATCTTTTATGTTTTGGTATTACAGGGATTTTTGGACTCACATTATTCTCTTTTATTTATCTTAGAGTTCTTCATGTCCCTGTCTATAAGGAAGGGGATTTTGCTCAGGTATCTTTGAACTCTCCTATAGATTTTTCTATCAGTTGGAATGTGCACGCGTTTTACAGTAAGAGAGCCGCCATCCCAGAAGTATTTGGAAAGGTCTATCGCATTTGTGAAACTACGTGTTTTGAAGATCCAGAAGAAGAAGAAACTCGTCGGTGGTTAAAAAAAACTCAAGATTTTCTTGGGTCTGTAGGATTTATAGATAGTTCTACAGAAACTTGTCTGCGAGATCTCCGTTTGCGCCCCTCAGCTTTAAAAGAACGAGATCGTCTATTAGGGATTCAGGTCAGTGCCGATTCTAGAGAAGTCATTCATCAATGCGTAGAACATGTGGATAATTTTCTCAAATCTGAAAACTGTCCAGAATCATGTAGATTACTCATTATCAATAACCTCAAGGACAAACCTTTAGATATCGCCGTGGATAAGGAAAAGTCAGGCTATGTTAAAGGAGACTTGTTAGGAACACGGCGCATAGAGTATTTTCGTAAAGGCAGCCCTATCATCCGACAGTATCAAAGAATTAGTGCTAGAGATGCAAAGATTCTTCGTTGCTTACGTCAGCAGCTGGTATCTTCAACAACCTTGTTTTCTTATCGCGGAGCCTTAGGCGTTCTTCTGTTAGTTGCCATTATTTTAATTTGGGGATACCGCCTATTGGTAACGTTTTGTCCAGAGTTACTGAAATCACCCAAACGTTACACTCTTTACATTGCTATCTTTTCTCTATCTTTAATTGGAGCAAAAATTACAGAGACTCTTTGTGCTCTAGGGCCTCAAAGCTGGGAAGTTTATCTTTCTTATCCTTTAATTCTTCCTTTTACCGCTATTCTTCTAGGTCATCTTGTGGGCATTCCTCTAGCTGGAGTTTCATGTACATTGCTTGGGATGCTCTATACTCTAGAATCAGATATTTGGAATAACAGCTGGTTTCTTGTTATGAACCTGCTGAGCTCGTGGAGGATTTTATTCACGCTAAATCGAGTTACGCGTTTATCTTCTCTATTTTGGTGCTGTATGAAATTGTGGTGGGTATCCACGGCAATTTTAACAGGATTGCGTTTATTCTTTGATGTTGCCTCTATCACGGCTTTCCGTGCAGATTGCTTGGGGAGCTTTGTCTATAGTTTAATGACCGCATTAGGTGTAGGTGCGTTGATCCCTGTTTTTGAGTCCTCATTTGGTGCGTGTACCCATAACCATTTATTAGCATATTTAGATTCTGATTATCCTTTATTAAAACGCCTCTTTGAAGAAGCTCCAGGGACTTACCAGCATTCTGTCTTGGTGGGGATTCTTGCAGAATCCGCAGCTAACGCTATTCATGCCGATGGGCTTTTCTGCCGCGTCGTAGCGCAATATCACGATATTGGGAAGTTGATTAATCCTGGGTTTTTCCTGGAGAATCACCAGATGCTGGGAACTTCCGTAAGTCATCTTTCCCCTATAGAAAGTGCGAAAATGATCATGCGGCATATTTCCGAAGGGGTAGAGTTAGCAAGAAAAGCTGGCCTCCCCGATTCATTTATTCGTATTATTGAAGAACATCATGGTACGTCAGTTATCCTTTCCACGTACTATCGTCACCTACAAAATAATCCCAATACAGGGGCTTCAGATGAGGAGCTCTTTCGCTATCCAGGAAGAAAACCTTCCTCTAAAGAATCCACAATTATTATGATTGCAGATTCCTTTGAAGCCGCAGCGCGTTCTTTAGAAGGGACAAGCATGATAGCTTTAAGGG
- the dnaJ gene encoding molecular chaperone DnaJ — translation MDYYDVLGVSKTASPEEIKKSYRKLAVKYHPDKNPGDAEAEKRFKEVSEAYEVLSDPQKRESYDRYGKDGPFAGAGGFGGAGMSNMEDALRTFMGAFGGELGGSGSFFEGLFGGLGEAFGMRGDPAGARQGASKKVHITLTFEEAARGVKKELLVSGYKTCETCSGSGASSKQGIKCCDRCKGSGQVVQSRGFFSMASTCPECGGEGRMITDPCSSCRGQGRIKDKRSVHVQIPAGVDSGMRLKMEGYGDAGQNGAPAGDLYVFIDVEAHPVFERRGDDLILELPIGFVDAALGMKKEVPTLLKEGACRLTVPEGIQSGTILKIKNQGFPNVHGRGRGDLLVRVSVETPQNLSEEQKELLRKFAATEKAENFPKKRSFLDKIKGFFSDLTV, via the coding sequence ATGGATTACTATGATGTTTTAGGTGTTTCTAAAACTGCTTCTCCTGAGGAGATTAAAAAATCTTATCGTAAGTTGGCTGTTAAGTATCATCCTGACAAAAATCCAGGGGATGCTGAAGCTGAGAAACGTTTTAAAGAAGTTTCAGAAGCTTATGAAGTTTTAAGTGACCCTCAAAAACGAGAGTCCTATGACCGTTACGGTAAAGATGGGCCTTTTGCCGGAGCCGGTGGTTTCGGTGGTGCAGGCATGAGCAATATGGAAGATGCCTTGCGCACTTTTATGGGGGCTTTTGGTGGAGAGCTTGGTGGTAGCGGAAGCTTTTTCGAAGGTCTCTTTGGTGGCCTAGGTGAAGCTTTCGGTATGCGGGGCGACCCAGCAGGAGCTCGTCAGGGAGCTAGTAAGAAGGTTCACATCACTTTAACATTTGAAGAAGCCGCTCGCGGTGTAAAAAAGGAACTGCTTGTTTCTGGATACAAGACCTGTGAAACTTGTTCCGGTAGCGGTGCCTCGAGTAAGCAAGGAATCAAGTGTTGTGACCGTTGTAAAGGTTCTGGGCAGGTTGTTCAGAGTCGCGGTTTCTTTTCTATGGCCTCGACATGTCCCGAATGTGGTGGGGAAGGCCGTATGATTACCGACCCTTGCTCAAGTTGTCGAGGACAAGGAAGAATCAAGGATAAACGCAGTGTTCATGTACAAATCCCTGCGGGTGTAGATTCGGGAATGCGTTTAAAGATGGAAGGCTATGGAGATGCTGGACAAAATGGTGCTCCTGCCGGGGATCTTTATGTTTTCATCGACGTAGAAGCACATCCTGTTTTCGAGAGACGAGGGGATGATTTAATTTTAGAATTGCCCATTGGCTTTGTTGACGCTGCTTTAGGAATGAAGAAAGAAGTGCCCACTTTATTAAAAGAGGGGGCTTGTCGCCTCACAGTGCCTGAAGGGATTCAAAGCGGAACAATTCTTAAGATTAAAAATCAAGGATTCCCTAACGTCCACGGTAGAGGACGTGGAGACTTGCTGGTACGAGTTTCTGTAGAAACTCCACAAAATCTTTCAGAAGAACAGAAGGAATTACTTCGCAAGTTCGCAGCTACGGAAAAAGCAGAAAATTTCCCTAAGAAACGCAGTTTCTTGGATAAAATTAAGGGTTTTTTTTCTGACCTCACCGTATAG
- the rpsU gene encoding 30S ribosomal protein S21: MPSVKVRVGEPVDRALRILKKKVDKEGILKAAKAHRFYDKPSVKKRAKSKAAAKYRSR; the protein is encoded by the coding sequence ATGCCCAGTGTTAAAGTTAGAGTTGGTGAGCCTGTAGATCGAGCTCTGAGAATTTTGAAAAAGAAAGTCGATAAAGAAGGGATCTTAAAGGCCGCTAAAGCTCATAGGTTTTATGATAAACCTTCAGTAAAGAAGCGTGCGAAATCTAAAGCCGCAGCTAAATACCGCAGTCGTTAG
- a CDS encoding YbaB/EbfC family nucleoid-associated protein gives MGSGYAKKKKEAKMMEQQFLEMEASLEKKHYEGQAGNGLVSIVINGKCDIVSVKVQPTCLDPEDPEVIEDLFHSAFKEAKEAMDKELSVMRASMPF, from the coding sequence ATGGGAAGTGGGTATGCAAAAAAGAAAAAAGAAGCAAAAATGATGGAGCAACAGTTTCTAGAGATGGAAGCTTCTTTAGAGAAAAAGCACTATGAAGGACAAGCCGGTAATGGACTGGTCTCCATAGTGATCAATGGTAAATGTGATATTGTCTCTGTCAAGGTACAGCCTACCTGTCTTGATCCTGAAGATCCTGAAGTTATTGAAGATCTTTTCCATTCAGCATTTAAAGAGGCTAAAGAGGCGATGGACAAAGAATTGTCTGTAATGCGTGCCAGCATGCCTTTTTAA
- a CDS encoding HPr family phosphocarrier protein yields the protein MDFANEEEEVTCICVVKNTSGIHVRPAGAIVKLFEGEECEVNFTYAGKTVNAKSIMSILILGAPQNGEILVRIKGKDASRVLQKVQNAFDSGFGEL from the coding sequence GTGGATTTTGCTAACGAGGAAGAAGAAGTCACATGTATCTGTGTTGTAAAAAACACTTCGGGAATCCATGTGCGTCCTGCGGGAGCTATCGTCAAGTTGTTTGAGGGTGAAGAATGTGAGGTAAATTTTACCTACGCAGGGAAGACGGTAAATGCCAAAAGTATCATGAGCATACTTATACTAGGAGCTCCACAAAACGGAGAGATTTTAGTGCGTATTAAAGGGAAAGATGCAAGTCGGGTATTGCAAAAAGTGCAGAATGCCTTTGACTCAGGTTTTGGAGAGTTGTAA
- the ptsP gene encoding phosphoenolpyruvate--protein phosphotransferase, whose product MNTPTPSLEQNKEWRVPGMTLVPGVAIGKAFFLGTSPLQIHELTLPQEEVEHEIHRYYKALNRSKSDIVALEQEAQGKQGQQEISSILQAHLEIIKDPILTEEVVNTIRKDRKNAEYVFSSVMEKIEESLTAVQGTSLAVDRVQDIHDISNRVIGHLCCQHKSSLGDADQNIIVFSKELTPSEVASANPSYIRGFVSFIGAPTSHTAIVSRAKNIPYLANFSQENWERIQGYTGKLVLIDGIRGEIIFNPKSKTLENCYKQKSTAYSVKSYPQPSPHAIVSSHAASLEELRMLSEFFPQTSIGLFRSEFLAIAEDRLPTVEEQAAVYKSLALFPERVSVLRLFDFGEDKLCPGQKPIKERSIRYLLKNSPVLDDQLCAILTASVSGSLKVLIPGTADVIEIIEVKRRLENIRRSFNKDHAIENIAWGSMIELPSAVLMIDEILQECDFISIGTNDLMQYTLGNNRETLLPHYLDNPLHPSVMRMIRHVVSSAKQRDVHVSICGEAAANLSLTPFFLGLGVQELSVAMPAIVELRERIASLNFSDCVEHTEKLLRARTCAEVQALLA is encoded by the coding sequence ATGAACACACCCACGCCTTCTCTAGAGCAAAATAAGGAATGGCGAGTTCCTGGAATGACTTTAGTTCCTGGGGTAGCTATAGGAAAAGCATTTTTCTTAGGTACTTCTCCTCTGCAAATTCATGAACTTACCCTACCTCAAGAAGAGGTGGAACACGAAATACACCGGTATTATAAAGCATTAAACCGTTCTAAATCTGATATCGTTGCCTTAGAACAAGAAGCTCAGGGTAAGCAAGGTCAACAAGAAATCTCTTCAATACTCCAAGCACATCTGGAGATCATTAAAGATCCTATTTTGACAGAAGAGGTTGTAAATACCATCAGAAAAGATCGTAAAAACGCCGAATATGTCTTTTCTTCTGTTATGGAAAAAATCGAGGAGTCATTAACAGCAGTTCAAGGGACTTCTCTAGCTGTAGATCGTGTTCAGGATATCCATGATATTTCTAATCGTGTGATTGGTCATTTGTGCTGTCAGCATAAGAGTTCTTTAGGTGATGCAGATCAAAATATCATCGTTTTCTCTAAAGAACTCACGCCTTCAGAAGTGGCTAGCGCTAATCCCTCATATATCCGTGGATTTGTTTCTTTTATTGGGGCGCCGACATCGCATACAGCTATCGTTTCTAGAGCGAAAAATATTCCCTATTTAGCGAATTTTTCTCAGGAAAACTGGGAGCGTATTCAAGGGTATACCGGGAAACTGGTCTTGATAGACGGTATTCGTGGTGAGATTATTTTTAATCCTAAATCCAAAACTCTTGAAAATTGTTATAAGCAAAAGAGTACCGCATATAGTGTAAAATCGTATCCTCAACCGTCTCCACACGCGATAGTCTCTTCTCATGCTGCTAGCCTCGAAGAGCTTCGCATGCTTTCGGAGTTCTTTCCACAAACTTCTATCGGGTTATTTCGTTCTGAATTTCTCGCTATAGCTGAAGATCGTTTACCTACAGTAGAAGAACAAGCGGCTGTTTATAAATCTTTAGCCTTGTTTCCTGAGCGGGTTTCTGTATTACGTTTATTTGATTTTGGCGAAGATAAGCTCTGTCCCGGTCAAAAGCCCATCAAAGAGCGCTCCATACGTTATTTATTGAAAAACTCGCCTGTGCTTGACGATCAGCTTTGTGCTATTTTAACAGCTTCAGTATCAGGTTCTTTGAAAGTGTTAATTCCTGGAACTGCTGATGTTATAGAAATTATCGAAGTGAAACGTCGGTTAGAGAATATACGCCGTTCTTTTAACAAAGATCATGCCATAGAAAATATTGCCTGGGGCAGCATGATAGAACTTCCTTCGGCCGTATTGATGATTGATGAGATCCTTCAGGAATGTGATTTTATTTCCATAGGAACGAATGATCTCATGCAATATACCCTAGGGAATAATCGAGAAACTCTACTTCCTCATTATCTTGATAATCCACTACACCCTTCGGTCATGCGCATGATTCGTCATGTAGTGTCTAGTGCGAAACAGCGCGATGTTCACGTATCTATTTGTGGGGAGGCTGCAGCAAATCTTTCCTTAACACCATTTTTCTTAGGCTTGGGAGTCCAAGAACTCTCAGTGGCTATGCCAGCAATTGTAGAACTGCGAGAAAGAATAGCATCTCTAAATTTCAGTGATTGTGTAGAACATACTGAAAAGTTATTAAGAGCCAGGACCTGTGCAGAAGTTCAGGCCCTGTTAGCTTAA
- the dnaX gene encoding DNA polymerase III subunit gamma/tau, whose protein sequence is MTSATYQVSSRKYRPQTFAEMLGQDAVVTVLKNALQFQRVAHAYLFSGIRGTGKTTLARIFAKALNCKELTPEHEPCNQCCVCKEISSGTSLDVIEIDGASHRGIEDIRQINETVLFTPAKSQYKIYIIDEVHMLTKEAFNSLLKTLEEPPSHVKFFLATTENYKIPSTILSRCQKMHLKRIPETMIVDKLASISQAGGIETSREALLPIARAAQGSLRDAESLYDYVIGLFPTSLSPELVADALGLLSQDTLATLSECIRTQKYAEALLPVTTAINSGVAPITFLHDLTVFYRDVLLNKDQGNSPLSAIAMHYSSECLLEIIDFLGEAAKHLQQTIFEKTFLETVIIHLIRICQRPSLETLFSQLKTSTFDTVRNVPQQQEPSKPSIQPEKHYQDQSFLTSPSPTPKVQHQKEASPSLVGSATIDTLLQFAVVEFSGILTKE, encoded by the coding sequence ATGACATCAGCAACATACCAAGTTTCTTCTAGAAAATACCGCCCTCAAACATTTGCCGAAATGCTGGGGCAAGATGCCGTGGTCACTGTTTTAAAAAATGCTTTGCAGTTTCAACGTGTCGCGCATGCGTATTTATTTTCAGGGATTCGCGGAACAGGAAAAACAACTTTAGCAAGAATCTTTGCAAAAGCCTTAAACTGTAAAGAGCTGACTCCTGAACATGAACCATGCAACCAGTGTTGTGTTTGTAAAGAAATCTCTTCAGGAACCTCCTTAGACGTGATCGAAATCGATGGTGCCTCGCACCGAGGTATTGAAGATATCCGTCAAATCAATGAAACCGTGCTCTTTACTCCTGCCAAATCACAATATAAAATCTATATCATAGATGAAGTCCATATGCTGACTAAGGAGGCGTTTAATTCCTTACTCAAAACTTTAGAAGAGCCTCCGAGCCATGTAAAATTCTTCTTAGCGACTACAGAAAATTATAAAATACCCAGCACCATTTTAAGTCGTTGTCAAAAAATGCACCTAAAGAGAATTCCTGAGACAATGATTGTAGATAAGCTAGCATCCATATCTCAAGCAGGTGGGATAGAAACCTCTCGAGAAGCTCTTCTTCCTATTGCTAGAGCAGCACAGGGAAGCTTACGCGATGCTGAATCTCTTTATGATTATGTCATAGGGTTATTCCCTACATCTTTATCCCCAGAGTTGGTTGCAGACGCATTAGGTTTATTATCTCAAGACACCTTAGCTACATTATCAGAATGTATTCGCACGCAAAAATACGCTGAAGCTTTGCTTCCTGTCACGACAGCGATCAATTCTGGAGTCGCGCCTATCACCTTCCTCCATGACCTCACTGTTTTTTATCGCGATGTACTGCTAAACAAAGATCAGGGAAATTCTCCTCTATCGGCCATCGCCATGCACTATTCCAGTGAATGTTTATTAGAAATCATTGATTTCCTTGGTGAAGCGGCCAAACATCTACAACAAACTATTTTTGAAAAAACATTTTTAGAAACAGTCATCATCCATCTTATTCGGATATGCCAACGTCCCTCTTTAGAAACTCTGTTTTCTCAACTGAAAACATCCACGTTTGATACAGTGAGAAACGTACCCCAGCAGCAAGAACCCTCGAAACCGAGTATACAACCTGAAAAACACTATCAAGATCAGAGTTTCTTAACTTCACCTTCTCCCACGCCAAAAGTTCAGCATCAAAAAGAAGCTTCCCCTTCTTTAGTGGGATCAGCTACTATAGATACGCTTTTACAATTTGCTGTTGTTGAGTTTTCCGGAATTTTAACCAAGGAGTAA